Proteins encoded in a region of the Euleptes europaea isolate rEulEur1 chromosome 3, rEulEur1.hap1, whole genome shotgun sequence genome:
- the RSPO1 gene encoding R-spondin-1 — translation MQLGLFIVVVFLNSVDLTGSGSKALKGKRQRRISTEMSQGCAKGCELCSEFNGCLKCSPKLFILLERNDIRQIGICLPSCPLGYFDVRNPDMNKCIKCKIENCEDCFSRNFCTKCKEGSFLHKGRCYTACPEGSSAANGTIECSGPAQCEMSEWGPWGPCSKKRKRCGFRRGNEERSRKILQAPAGDVSLCPATTELRRCTVQRTPCPEGQKKKKEDQGRRDNTNENRNRKDGKDSRSGSKRRKGQLRGTAVPVTSAQ, via the exons ATGCAGCTTGGACTATTTATAGTGGTGGTTTTTCTAAACTCAGTGGATCTCACAGGCAGTGGCAGCAAAGCACTGAAAGGCAAGAGGCAAAGGCGAA TCAGCACAGAGATGAGCCAGGGGTGTGCCAAAGGATGTGAGCTGTGTTCTGAATTCAATGGGTGCCTCAAGTGTTCACCGAAACTCTTCATCCTTCTGGAGAGGAATGACATCCGGCAGATTGGAATTTGCCTGCCCTCTTGTCCCCTGGGCTACTTTGATGTGCGCAACCCAGACATGAACAAATGCATCA AATGCAAAATTGAGAACTGTGAGGATTGTTTCAGCAGAAACTTTTGCACAAAGTGTAAAGAAGGCTCGTTCTTGCACAAAGGGAGGTGTTACACAGCCTGTCCCGAAggctcctctgctgccaacggcACTATAGAATGCAGCGGTCCTG CACAATGTGAAATGAGCGAGTGGGGTCCATGGGGCCCTTGCTCTAAGAAGAGGAAACGATGTGGCTTCAGGAGGGGCAACGAGGAGCGTTCCCGCAAGATCCTCCAGGCCCCCGCTGGCGACGTTTCCTTGTGTCCAGCCACCACAGAGCTCCGGAGATGCACGGTCCAGAGGACCCCGTGCCCAGAAG gacagaaaaagaaaaaagaagaccaAGGCAGACGAGACAACACGAACGAGAACAGAAACCGAAAAGATGGCAAAGACAGCAGGTCCGGCAGTAAGAGGAGAAAAGGCCAACTAAGGGGAACGGCTGTGCCTGTGACTTCTGCCCAGTAG